The Sinomicrobium kalidii genome contains a region encoding:
- a CDS encoding ABC transporter ATP-binding protein, with the protein MITVENLHKSFDGTPVLKGISTSFEKGKTNLIIGQSGSGKTVFLKCLLGLFTPEEGNIIYNGEAYAEMDDSEKRDLRQDMGMVFQGSALFDSMTVEENVMFPLKMFTNNPISEMQDRVDVVLKRVNLVDAHYKFPSEISGGMQKRVAIARAIVNNPKYLFCDEPNSGLDPKTAIVIDNLVQEITQEYDITTVINTHDMNSVMEIGEKIVFLKDGHKAWEGSNREIFKTDNEAVTNFVYSSELFKKVRQMYIEERN; encoded by the coding sequence ATGATCACTGTAGAAAACTTACATAAATCCTTTGATGGTACCCCCGTACTGAAGGGTATTTCCACTTCTTTTGAAAAGGGAAAGACCAACCTCATTATCGGACAGAGCGGATCGGGGAAGACCGTATTCCTGAAATGCCTGCTGGGCCTCTTTACTCCGGAGGAAGGAAATATCATATATAACGGCGAAGCCTATGCCGAAATGGATGACTCGGAAAAACGGGACCTGAGACAGGATATGGGCATGGTATTCCAGGGCAGTGCCCTTTTCGATTCCATGACCGTAGAAGAGAATGTGATGTTTCCCTTGAAAATGTTTACCAACAACCCGATCAGTGAAATGCAGGATCGTGTGGACGTTGTATTGAAAAGGGTAAACCTGGTAGATGCCCATTACAAATTCCCTTCCGAAATTTCCGGCGGGATGCAAAAGCGGGTGGCCATTGCCAGGGCCATTGTAAACAATCCGAAGTATCTGTTTTGTGATGAACCCAACTCCGGGCTGGACCCTAAAACGGCCATAGTCATTGACAATCTCGTACAGGAGATCACCCAGGAATATGATATCACCACCGTGATCAATACCCACGACATGAATTCCGTTATGGAAATAGGTGAGAAAATTGTTTTCCTCAAGGATGGCCACAAAGCATGGGAAGGGAGCAACAGGGAAATTTTTAAAACTGATAATGAAGCGGTAACCAATTTTGTGTACTCTTCCGAACTGTTCAAGAAAGTTCGTCAAATGTACATCGAAGAACGGAACTGA
- a CDS encoding TIGR00341 family protein, whose translation MQEKENPTGQPEEKDGGQNTSTEKVKKDFSGLLGSLKTFFGELLDIRSNTDQETTIEHIKNDIPFKGHNSWILICSIFIASVGLNANSTAVVIGAMLISPLMGPILGMGMSIAINDVDTLRRSVKNFLVMVGLSILTAFLFFRFFPLQNESSELLARTAPDIRDVLIAFFGGLALVIARAKKGTIATVIFGVAIATALMPPLCTVGFGLAIGNWEYATGAMYLFLINTIFIGLATFLVLKILRFPMVRYVNSARRRTISRVASLIAIIVMIPAGYTFFNVWKESRFRNDARKFIHTVVAPYQFSKGGMFLENLSEINYDREGKSSIELVFMGDEAIPENVINTWENQKQADYPTLRDTRLKVVQGGQSDSEQKFQYVNELYESSKRELVNSEEKIRFLEEEVERLRKITSDIDFDELSKEAKVLYDGVNEFGFSNEIRTDFAKTDTVPAFTVKWKASASQSQRDKELEKLKSWLQLKTGNDKVEIKQLN comes from the coding sequence ATGCAGGAAAAAGAGAATCCGACGGGCCAGCCGGAAGAAAAGGATGGTGGTCAGAATACCAGTACGGAAAAGGTAAAGAAGGATTTTTCCGGCTTGCTGGGCAGTCTCAAGACTTTTTTCGGGGAACTTCTGGACATTCGTTCCAATACCGACCAGGAAACTACGATAGAGCATATAAAAAACGATATTCCCTTCAAGGGACACAATTCGTGGATTCTGATATGCTCGATATTTATTGCCTCCGTCGGACTGAATGCCAATTCCACTGCGGTGGTCATAGGGGCGATGTTGATTTCTCCCCTTATGGGCCCGATATTGGGTATGGGGATGTCCATTGCTATCAATGATGTGGATACCCTGCGCAGGTCTGTAAAGAACTTTCTCGTTATGGTGGGGCTCAGTATCCTCACGGCATTTTTGTTTTTCAGGTTCTTTCCCCTTCAGAATGAATCGTCGGAATTGCTTGCGCGTACGGCGCCGGATATCCGCGATGTACTCATCGCATTTTTTGGCGGACTGGCATTGGTCATAGCCCGGGCCAAAAAGGGGACCATTGCCACCGTGATCTTCGGGGTAGCCATAGCCACAGCGTTGATGCCGCCGTTGTGTACAGTAGGTTTCGGACTTGCCATAGGTAATTGGGAGTATGCTACCGGAGCGATGTACCTTTTTCTTATCAATACGATATTCATAGGCCTGGCCACGTTCCTGGTGCTCAAGATACTTCGTTTTCCCATGGTACGGTATGTGAATTCGGCCAGGAGAAGGACCATTTCGAGGGTGGCCTCCCTGATCGCCATTATTGTCATGATCCCGGCGGGATATACGTTTTTCAACGTATGGAAGGAGTCGAGGTTCAGAAATGATGCCCGGAAGTTTATCCATACGGTGGTAGCGCCCTACCAGTTCTCCAAAGGCGGGATGTTTCTGGAAAACCTCTCGGAGATCAATTACGACCGGGAAGGAAAATCGAGTATCGAGCTGGTTTTTATGGGAGATGAAGCCATTCCGGAAAATGTGATTAATACATGGGAAAACCAGAAACAAGCAGATTATCCGACATTGAGAGATACCAGACTCAAGGTCGTTCAGGGCGGACAAAGCGATTCGGAACAAAAATTTCAATACGTAAATGAACTATACGAGTCCAGCAAACGGGAACTGGTGAACAGTGAGGAGAAAATTCGGTTTTTGGAAGAAGAAGTGGAAAGGCTCAGGAAAATTACGTCCGATATTGATTTTGATGAGTTGAGCAAAGAAGCCAAAGTGTTGTATGACGGAGTGAACGAATTCGGTTTTTCCAACGAAATACGGACAGATTTTGCCAAAACCGATACAGTTCCGGCTTTTACCGTGAAGTGGAAAGCATCTGCCTCTCAGTCACAGCGCGATAAGGAACTCGAAAAACTGAAAAGCTGGTTACAGTTAAAAACGGGCAATGACAAGGTGGAGATTAAGCAACTGAACTGA
- a CDS encoding mannose-1-phosphate guanylyltransferase, whose amino-acid sequence MNKNYYAILMAGGIGSRFWPVSTTEFPKQFHDMLGTGETLIQKTFNRLSRIIPEENICILTHERYKDLVLEQLPRANPGQLLLEPAMRNTAPCILYASMKIRKENPDAVVLVAPSDHWIEQEEEFAANVKDCFKACAGEDILMTLGITPTFPNTGYGYIEYNRGDDKVKKVVEFTEKPTYETAKKFLEHGNYLWNAGIFIWSVKSILRAFEIFQPEMYRLFKKGELQYNTLGERTFIRKNYAAAENISIDYAILEQSDNIHVLPATFDWNDLGTWGSLYEKLPKDDSGNAVVNARTLTENASNNMIRTTGKKLVVIDGLDDYIVVEKKKVLLIYPKQKEQDIKEVLQKVKQKFGEDLI is encoded by the coding sequence TTGAATAAAAACTACTACGCAATATTAATGGCCGGAGGTATCGGATCGCGTTTCTGGCCCGTCAGCACTACGGAATTTCCAAAGCAATTCCACGACATGCTGGGTACGGGCGAAACCCTTATCCAGAAAACCTTTAACCGGCTGAGCCGTATTATCCCGGAAGAGAATATCTGTATCCTTACCCATGAACGGTATAAAGACCTGGTGCTGGAACAGCTTCCCAGGGCCAATCCCGGGCAGTTATTGCTGGAGCCCGCCATGCGGAATACGGCACCCTGCATACTGTATGCCTCCATGAAAATACGCAAGGAAAACCCGGATGCCGTTGTCCTGGTAGCACCCAGTGACCACTGGATTGAACAGGAAGAGGAGTTTGCCGCAAATGTAAAGGACTGTTTTAAGGCATGTGCCGGGGAAGATATTTTAATGACCCTTGGCATTACCCCTACATTCCCGAATACCGGATACGGGTATATCGAATATAACCGGGGTGATGACAAGGTGAAAAAAGTGGTTGAATTTACGGAAAAGCCCACTTATGAAACGGCCAAAAAATTTCTGGAACACGGAAATTACCTTTGGAATGCCGGTATATTTATATGGAGTGTAAAAAGTATTCTTCGGGCATTCGAGATTTTTCAACCTGAAATGTACCGATTGTTTAAAAAAGGAGAGCTCCAATACAACACTTTGGGCGAGAGGACATTTATACGGAAAAACTATGCCGCGGCAGAAAACATTTCCATCGATTATGCTATTTTAGAGCAGTCGGACAATATACACGTACTGCCCGCTACTTTTGACTGGAATGACCTCGGTACCTGGGGCTCGCTTTATGAAAAGCTGCCCAAGGACGATTCCGGGAATGCCGTGGTCAATGCGCGGACACTAACCGAGAATGCCAGCAACAATATGATTCGTACCACAGGAAAAAAATTGGTGGTCATCGATGGCCTGGACGATTATATCGTTGTGGAAAAGAAAAAAGTATTATTGATCTACCCCAAGCAGAAAGAACAGGATATTAAAGAAGTTTTACAAAAGGTAAAACAAAAGTTTGGAGAAGATCTAATATAA
- a CDS encoding SprT-like domain-containing protein has translation MKEILQKYLPERAVDPSFELIKENGVYLKIVNERVTRHGDYRRLPGGMHQITVNANLNKYRFFITLVHEIAHLVTFRKYGSNIKPHGAEWKNTFRQLMLPFLNPAVFPDNLLPLLARHFRNPRASSDTDAALSLALKQFDPDNDKNYIFELPYGSLFRIYNGKVFRKGHRKIKRYECVEVHSGKVYLFNPNAEVELLPGS, from the coding sequence GTGAAAGAAATTCTGCAAAAATACCTGCCTGAGAGAGCGGTCGACCCGAGTTTCGAGTTGATAAAGGAAAACGGGGTTTACCTGAAAATCGTCAATGAACGGGTTACCAGACACGGAGATTACCGTCGTTTACCGGGAGGGATGCATCAGATCACCGTTAATGCCAATTTGAACAAGTACAGGTTTTTCATTACACTGGTACACGAAATAGCGCATCTGGTGACTTTTCGGAAATACGGTTCGAATATCAAACCACACGGGGCAGAATGGAAAAACACGTTCCGGCAGTTAATGCTGCCCTTTCTGAATCCTGCTGTTTTTCCGGATAATTTGCTGCCTTTACTCGCCAGGCACTTCAGGAACCCCAGGGCAAGCAGTGATACCGACGCAGCATTGTCACTGGCATTAAAACAATTCGATCCGGATAACGATAAAAACTATATCTTTGAATTACCCTATGGAAGTCTGTTTCGGATATACAACGGAAAAGTTTTCCGCAAAGGGCACAGGAAGATAAAACGGTATGAATGTGTGGAAGTACACTCGGGAAAAGTATACCTTTTTAACCCCAATGCGGAAGTGGAACTGCTTCCCGGTTCGTAG
- a CDS encoding SDR family NAD(P)-dependent oxidoreductase, translating into MKNIIITGTSRGIGLELARICADAGHRVLALSRNDKPVSDWKHPNITAFSFDISSKDDLKKLDTFISEEWGKADILVNNAGKLVNKPFAGITSEEFEEVYRVNVFGVAEIIKIVAPYMSKEGHVVTISSMGGVQGSMKFPGLAAYSSSKGAVITLTELLAEEYKETGPSFNVLALGAVQTEMLEEAFPGYKAPLSAGEMASYIFDFALTGNIYYNGKLLQVSNSTP; encoded by the coding sequence ATGAAGAATATTATCATCACCGGCACAAGCCGGGGGATAGGACTGGAGTTGGCAAGAATTTGTGCCGATGCAGGGCACAGGGTACTGGCCCTGTCCCGGAACGATAAACCCGTTTCCGATTGGAAACATCCGAATATCACTGCTTTTTCCTTTGATATTTCCAGCAAGGACGACCTGAAGAAACTGGATACCTTTATTTCGGAGGAATGGGGAAAAGCGGACATCCTTGTAAACAATGCGGGGAAACTGGTAAACAAGCCTTTTGCCGGGATTACTTCGGAAGAATTTGAAGAAGTATACCGGGTCAACGTTTTCGGAGTAGCGGAAATAATCAAGATCGTTGCTCCTTATATGTCAAAAGAAGGACATGTAGTGACCATCAGCAGTATGGGAGGTGTGCAGGGCAGTATGAAGTTTCCGGGCCTGGCGGCCTACAGTTCTTCCAAGGGTGCGGTAATTACCCTGACCGAATTACTTGCAGAAGAATATAAGGAAACCGGCCCTTCTTTTAATGTGCTGGCGCTGGGCGCCGTACAGACCGAAATGCTGGAAGAGGCTTTCCCCGGCTATAAAGCACCGCTTTCCGCCGGGGAAATGGCATCGTATATTTTTGATTTTGCCCTGACAGGGAATATCTATTACAACGGTAAATTGTTGCAAGTGTCCAATTCTACTCCGTAA
- a CDS encoding M28 family metallopeptidase, which yields MKRHIYIATLACTLILGLNAQAQQSPEPVTESSYTVDTADVRKAVEFLASDALKGRDAGSPGIEKAAAYIEQVFAENGIKPYFSSYRDTLDNFKEPAFNVVGYIEGNDPGLKDEFILIGAHYDHIGVLDEGEGDDFIANGANDNASGTTAVLELAKYFGKSKSNKRSLIFALFSAEEKGLLGSRHLARKLLTEKLNLYTMVNFEMIGVPMTADYTAYITGYEDSNMADRMNEYAGKELIGFLPKAKDFQLFKRSDNYPFFLEFDVPSQTVCTFDFTNFQHYHKVGDEATLLDTEHMASFISEMIPVMKKMANAETDEIEFVSE from the coding sequence ATGAAAAGACATATTTATATTGCGACACTGGCCTGTACACTGATTTTAGGCCTGAATGCACAGGCACAGCAATCACCGGAACCTGTTACAGAATCCTCCTATACAGTAGATACGGCCGATGTCAGGAAAGCTGTGGAATTTCTGGCATCCGATGCACTTAAAGGAAGGGATGCCGGGAGCCCCGGAATTGAAAAAGCCGCAGCATATATAGAACAAGTATTTGCCGAAAACGGGATAAAACCTTATTTTTCTTCCTATAGGGACACGCTGGACAATTTTAAAGAGCCTGCCTTTAATGTAGTGGGATATATAGAAGGGAATGACCCTGGACTCAAGGATGAATTTATTCTGATAGGCGCACATTACGACCACATAGGCGTGCTGGATGAAGGGGAAGGCGATGACTTTATTGCCAACGGCGCCAATGACAACGCTTCGGGGACCACGGCGGTACTGGAGCTGGCAAAATATTTCGGAAAATCGAAGTCGAATAAGAGGAGCCTTATATTTGCCTTGTTCTCTGCCGAAGAAAAGGGACTGCTGGGATCCAGGCATCTCGCCAGAAAGCTGCTTACGGAAAAGCTGAACCTTTATACCATGGTGAACTTTGAAATGATAGGTGTACCCATGACAGCGGATTACACGGCTTATATTACCGGTTATGAAGATTCGAATATGGCAGACAGGATGAACGAATATGCCGGGAAGGAACTCATAGGGTTTTTACCGAAGGCGAAGGATTTTCAATTGTTCAAAAGGTCTGATAACTATCCCTTTTTCCTTGAGTTTGATGTGCCATCACAAACCGTTTGCACTTTTGACTTCACCAATTTTCAGCATTACCACAAGGTAGGAGACGAGGCCACCCTGTTGGATACGGAGCATATGGCTTCCTTTATTTCCGAAATGATCCCCGTGATGAAAAAAATGGCCAATGCGGAAACTGATGAAATTGAATTTGTCAGTGAGTAG
- a CDS encoding pyruvate dehydrogenase complex dihydrolipoamide acetyltransferase — MAQVINMPRLSDTMEEGVVAKWLKKVGDKIEEGDILAEIETDKATMEFESFYSGTLLHIGIQEGEGAPVDSLLAVIGEEGEDISSLLSGGGSKTKEEEKTEDNSASEEEATGGDASGEIPEGVEVVTMPRLSDTMEEGTVASWLKKVGDEVEEGDILAEIETDKATMEFESFYSGTLLHIGIPEGESAPVDEVLAIIGPEGTDVDAVLKAVAGGGAKKDKESASTETQGPAAQTESTGSAPEETTGGTRGGGRIFASPLAKKMAEEKGIDLSRVKGTGENGRIVKRDIESYTPAAAEAAPAEAKGEAAPAAKVMPFVPAGEESSEEVKNSQMRKTIAKRLAESKFTAPHYYLTIEVDMDNAIASRGQINALPDIKVSFNDMVVKACAMALKKHPQVNTSWKGDTTLYNHHVHVGVAVAVEEGLVVPVLRFTDQMTLTQIGTQVKDLAGKARNKKLTPQEMEGSTFTVSNLGMFGIQEFTSIINQPNSAILSVGGIVQKPVVKNGEVVVGNTMKITLACDHRTVDGATGAQFLQTLQHFLENPVTMLA, encoded by the coding sequence ATGGCCCAAGTAATTAATATGCCGAGATTAAGCGACACCATGGAAGAAGGTGTGGTGGCAAAATGGTTGAAAAAAGTAGGAGACAAAATAGAGGAAGGTGATATCCTGGCTGAAATAGAGACCGACAAGGCCACAATGGAGTTTGAATCGTTCTATTCCGGTACCCTGTTACACATTGGTATTCAGGAAGGTGAAGGTGCTCCTGTGGATTCCCTGCTTGCTGTCATAGGAGAAGAGGGAGAAGATATTTCTTCGTTACTGAGCGGCGGCGGATCGAAAACCAAAGAAGAAGAAAAAACAGAAGATAACAGCGCTTCCGAAGAGGAAGCGACAGGAGGTGATGCCTCCGGCGAAATTCCGGAAGGTGTGGAGGTAGTTACCATGCCGCGCCTGAGCGATACGATGGAAGAAGGGACCGTGGCCAGCTGGTTGAAAAAGGTTGGTGATGAGGTAGAAGAAGGCGATATCCTGGCCGAAATAGAGACCGACAAGGCCACAATGGAGTTTGAATCGTTCTATTCCGGTACCCTGTTGCACATCGGTATTCCGGAAGGCGAATCTGCTCCCGTAGATGAGGTCCTTGCCATCATAGGTCCTGAGGGAACAGACGTAGATGCCGTTCTCAAGGCCGTTGCCGGCGGAGGAGCCAAAAAGGATAAAGAATCTGCTTCGACAGAGACGCAGGGCCCGGCGGCTCAAACAGAAAGTACTGGATCTGCACCCGAAGAAACAACCGGAGGAACCCGGGGCGGAGGCCGTATATTTGCTTCGCCGCTTGCCAAAAAGATGGCTGAAGAAAAAGGGATCGATCTCTCCAGGGTAAAAGGAACCGGCGAAAACGGCAGGATTGTTAAAAGGGATATCGAAAGTTATACACCTGCCGCAGCAGAAGCCGCCCCGGCCGAAGCTAAAGGAGAAGCTGCTCCTGCTGCTAAAGTGATGCCGTTTGTTCCTGCCGGCGAGGAAAGTTCCGAGGAAGTGAAAAACTCGCAGATGCGGAAAACCATTGCCAAGCGACTTGCGGAGTCTAAGTTTACCGCACCGCATTACTATCTTACCATAGAAGTGGATATGGACAATGCCATCGCTTCCCGCGGACAAATAAACGCACTGCCCGATATTAAAGTATCCTTTAATGACATGGTAGTGAAGGCCTGCGCCATGGCCCTGAAAAAACACCCTCAGGTAAATACTTCCTGGAAAGGAGATACCACGCTGTACAATCACCATGTGCATGTAGGGGTTGCCGTGGCTGTGGAAGAAGGCCTGGTGGTTCCCGTACTGCGCTTTACCGATCAGATGACCCTTACACAAATCGGGACACAGGTCAAGGATCTTGCCGGAAAGGCGAGGAACAAGAAACTCACGCCACAGGAAATGGAAGGGAGTACCTTTACGGTGTCTAATCTGGGAATGTTCGGTATACAGGAATTTACATCGATCATAAACCAGCCCAATTCGGCGATTCTTTCCGTTGGGGGTATCGTACAGAAACCTGTAGTGAAGAACGGCGAAGTTGTAGTGGGTAACACTATGAAGATAACCCTGGCTTGCGATCACCGTACGGTAGACGGGGCAACGGGAGCACAATTCCTGCAAACGTTACAACACTTTCTGGAGAACCCGGTGACCATGCTGGCTTAG
- the pdhA gene encoding pyruvate dehydrogenase (acetyl-transferring) E1 component subunit alpha — translation MKKVTKEVYLKWYEDMLFWRKFEDKLAQVYIQQKVRGFLHLYNGQEAVLAGSLHAMDLSKDKMITAYRNHVQPIGMGVDPKRIMAELYGKSTGTSQGLGGSMHIFSKEKGFFGGHGIVGGQIPLGAGMAFADKYFKRNAVTLCYMGDGAVRQGSLHEAFNLAMLWQLPVVFVCENNGYAMGTSVARTAHTTDIWKLGLGYEMPCGPVDGMNPVKVAEAMDEAIERARSGGGPTFLEMKTYRYRGHSMSDAQHYRTKDEVEEYKKIDPITQVLDIIKDKKYATDEEIETIEKRVKDKVKECEKFAEESPYPDKNVMYDVVYAQEDYPFLPHKL, via the coding sequence ATGAAAAAGGTAACAAAAGAAGTGTACCTGAAGTGGTACGAAGACATGCTGTTCTGGAGAAAGTTTGAAGATAAGCTGGCACAGGTTTACATCCAGCAGAAAGTGAGGGGATTTCTTCATTTGTATAACGGACAGGAAGCGGTCCTGGCAGGATCACTCCATGCAATGGACCTGTCCAAGGACAAAATGATAACGGCATACCGGAACCACGTTCAGCCCATAGGCATGGGAGTAGATCCTAAAAGAATTATGGCCGAACTCTACGGTAAAAGTACCGGAACTTCCCAGGGACTCGGAGGTTCCATGCATATCTTTTCCAAGGAAAAAGGCTTTTTCGGAGGGCACGGTATAGTTGGAGGGCAAATTCCTCTCGGCGCCGGGATGGCCTTTGCCGATAAATATTTCAAAAGGAATGCGGTAACACTTTGCTACATGGGAGACGGGGCTGTAAGACAGGGATCGCTTCACGAAGCGTTTAACCTGGCCATGTTGTGGCAGCTTCCGGTAGTCTTTGTTTGTGAGAACAATGGTTATGCCATGGGAACCTCGGTAGCGAGGACCGCACACACCACGGATATCTGGAAACTAGGCCTCGGATATGAAATGCCCTGTGGCCCGGTGGACGGAATGAATCCCGTTAAAGTGGCGGAAGCGATGGATGAGGCTATTGAACGTGCCCGAAGCGGTGGCGGGCCTACCTTTCTTGAGATGAAAACATATCGCTACAGGGGGCACTCCATGAGTGATGCTCAGCACTACAGAACAAAGGATGAGGTGGAGGAATACAAGAAGATAGACCCCATTACCCAGGTGCTGGATATTATTAAAGATAAAAAATACGCTACGGACGAAGAAATAGAAACAATAGAAAAGCGGGTAAAAGACAAGGTGAAAGAATGCGAAAAATTTGCCGAAGAGTCACCGTATCCGGATAAGAATGTGATGTATGATGTGGTGTATGCACAAGAAGATTATCCGTTTTTACCTCATAAATTATAG
- the cdd gene encoding cytidine deaminase — protein MKELEITSRLIVYEDIDELPEEIRGLMQKAVEVRKNAYAPYSRFKVGAALLLDNGEVVIGNNQENASYPSGLCAERVAVYQAGAKYPNVRINALAISAASDNHTVLTPIPPCGACRQSLAEYEVKQEEPLVLYFMGETGKVVKAPSVKDLLPLLFDKSNL, from the coding sequence ATGAAAGAATTAGAAATCACATCCAGGCTTATCGTTTATGAAGATATAGACGAATTGCCCGAGGAGATCCGGGGCCTGATGCAAAAAGCTGTAGAAGTAAGGAAAAATGCATACGCTCCTTATTCCAGGTTTAAGGTAGGTGCGGCACTCCTGTTAGACAACGGGGAAGTGGTCATCGGGAACAATCAGGAGAATGCTTCCTATCCTTCCGGGTTGTGTGCAGAACGCGTGGCCGTATACCAGGCGGGGGCAAAATATCCGAACGTCAGGATCAACGCGCTGGCCATATCTGCCGCTTCAGATAACCATACGGTGCTTACCCCCATACCCCCTTGTGGGGCATGCAGGCAGAGCCTGGCCGAATACGAGGTCAAACAGGAAGAGCCCCTGGTGCTTTATTTTATGGGAGAAACCGGCAAGGTGGTAAAAGCACCTTCCGTGAAAGACCTTCTTCCCCTTTTGTTCGATAAGTCCAATTTGTAA
- the porV gene encoding type IX secretion system outer membrane channel protein PorV — MKKICILIAIASWAVFRPIYAQENNYRPVNPALPFLLVAADARAAGMADMGVATAPDAFSQQWNPAKYVFSEKQYGVGVSYTPYLRELVNDIGLLNLNFYKRVNERSAFAFSLRYYGLGGFEFRQTANDQGREVKPNEIALDGSYSLKLSEQFSMAVAGRYLRSDLRLTEVEGATDARAANSFAVDIAGYYQSPEMVYTNFNGRWRGGFNISNIGPKISYSNDNTQEEFLPTNLRLGAGFDFIFDADNRLMTAIEFNKLLVPTPNDSNGDGVINTEDDYYNEGFVSGIFNSFGDAPDGFSEELKEVTWALGLEYMYQEAFALRTGYFNESNDKGAKKFFSLGAGFRFNATTIDISYLFSTSRVENPLENTLRFSLRFNFGDDFVEF; from the coding sequence ATGAAAAAAATATGTATCCTTATTGCTATTGCCTCATGGGCAGTATTCAGACCGATATATGCCCAGGAAAATAATTACCGCCCCGTTAATCCGGCATTGCCTTTCCTTCTTGTTGCTGCAGATGCAAGGGCAGCAGGTATGGCCGATATGGGGGTTGCCACCGCACCCGATGCCTTTTCGCAACAATGGAACCCTGCCAAATACGTTTTTTCTGAAAAACAGTATGGTGTAGGGGTGAGTTATACCCCTTACCTGAGAGAACTGGTAAACGATATAGGCCTTTTGAACCTGAATTTTTACAAACGGGTCAACGAAAGAAGCGCCTTTGCCTTTAGCCTGCGTTATTACGGGCTGGGTGGTTTTGAATTCAGACAAACGGCCAATGACCAGGGGCGTGAAGTGAAACCCAATGAAATAGCCCTCGACGGATCGTATTCTCTGAAACTCAGTGAGCAGTTTTCCATGGCCGTAGCCGGAAGATACCTGAGGTCCGACCTGAGGCTGACTGAGGTAGAGGGGGCAACAGATGCCAGAGCGGCCAATTCCTTTGCTGTGGATATTGCCGGTTATTATCAGTCGCCCGAAATGGTTTATACCAATTTTAACGGACGTTGGCGCGGGGGGTTTAATATTTCCAATATCGGCCCCAAGATCAGTTACAGTAACGATAACACCCAGGAAGAATTTCTTCCCACCAACCTGAGACTGGGCGCCGGTTTCGACTTTATCTTTGATGCAGATAACAGGCTAATGACCGCAATAGAATTTAACAAGCTGTTGGTGCCCACCCCGAATGATTCTAATGGCGATGGGGTAATAAATACGGAAGACGACTATTATAACGAAGGCTTTGTGAGCGGTATTTTCAACTCGTTTGGCGATGCTCCCGACGGTTTCAGTGAAGAACTGAAAGAGGTCACCTGGGCCCTGGGCCTGGAATACATGTACCAGGAAGCTTTTGCCCTGCGTACGGGATATTTTAATGAAAGTAACGACAAGGGGGCGAAAAAGTTCTTTTCGCTCGGGGCCGGTTTCCGGTTCAATGCGACAACCATAGACATATCCTACCTGTTTTCAACATCCAGGGTGGAGAACCCCCTGGAAAATACCCTGCGGTTTTCACTCCGGTTTAATTTCGGGGACGATTTTGTGGAATTTTAG